A window from Bacteroidetes Order II. bacterium encodes these proteins:
- a CDS encoding NupC/NupG family nucleoside CNT transporter — translation MDFAMHLLRGLLGVATILAIGYTFSSNRKAINWRLVGIGIGLQLALAILIIKRTPVYYFFELVGQMFTRLLSYTASGAEFVFGPLSKADGIGFIFAFQILPTIIFIASLMAVLYYLGLMQPVVKGIGWFMAKVMRISGAESLATASNIFVGQTEAPLIIRPYVAGMTRSELLTLMTGGMATLAGGVLAAYVGMLGGDTPAEQTKFAVHLLSASMMNAPAAILFSKMLIPETETPLTGANFKPEMAKNAESVIEAAAGGAADGLKLAANVAGMLLAFIALIAMANELLGWLGAPTFGTFQLYNLNAWIKNVSWGSFDALSMQSVLGFLFAPFAWLMGVESRDILQFGRLLGEKIILNEFVAYSSLVGIKAQMTERSILMATYALCGFANISSIAIQIGGIGGLAPERRSEIANLGFRAVLAGAMATCLSATVAGILF, via the coding sequence ATGGATTTTGCAATGCACCTTTTGCGCGGGCTGCTTGGTGTGGCCACCATTCTCGCGATTGGATACACCTTTTCCTCGAACCGCAAAGCCATTAATTGGCGCTTGGTGGGAATTGGCATAGGGTTACAATTGGCCTTGGCCATTCTGATCATCAAAAGAACACCCGTCTATTATTTCTTTGAATTAGTCGGACAAATGTTCACGCGGTTGTTGTCTTATACGGCGTCTGGTGCCGAATTTGTCTTCGGACCACTCTCAAAAGCGGATGGTATCGGGTTTATTTTTGCCTTTCAAATCTTACCAACCATCATCTTTATTGCTTCGCTAATGGCCGTTCTATATTACTTGGGTCTTATGCAACCTGTGGTAAAAGGGATCGGATGGTTTATGGCCAAAGTGATGCGAATATCCGGCGCAGAGTCACTCGCAACGGCCTCGAACATCTTTGTAGGACAGACCGAGGCCCCGTTGATTATCCGTCCGTATGTGGCGGGCATGACACGTTCCGAGTTACTAACTTTGATGACGGGTGGAATGGCTACCCTTGCTGGTGGCGTATTGGCGGCTTATGTGGGCATGTTGGGCGGTGATACCCCTGCCGAGCAAACCAAATTTGCGGTCCACCTGCTCTCGGCTTCTATGATGAATGCCCCAGCAGCCATTCTTTTCTCCAAAATGCTCATTCCAGAAACAGAGACCCCACTAACAGGTGCAAATTTTAAGCCAGAAATGGCCAAAAATGCCGAGAGCGTGATCGAAGCAGCGGCTGGTGGGGCTGCAGATGGTCTCAAATTGGCCGCAAATGTGGCAGGGATGCTACTGGCATTTATTGCTCTTATTGCTATGGCCAATGAACTGCTTGGCTGGTTGGGTGCTCCTACTTTTGGAACCTTTCAATTGTACAACCTAAATGCTTGGATCAAGAACGTTTCTTGGGGTAGTTTTGATGCTCTTTCCATGCAGTCTGTACTGGGATTCCTCTTTGCGCCTTTCGCTTGGTTGATGGGCGTGGAGTCAAGGGATATTTTACAGTTTGGTCGGCTACTGGGCGAGAAGATTATCCTTAATGAGTTCGTGGCCTATTCTTCTTTGGTCGGGATTAAGGCCCAAATGACCGAACGATCAATCCTTATGGCTACCTATGCCCTCTGTGGTTTTGCCAACATCTCTTCCATTGCCATTCAGATTGGCGGGATTGGTGGACTTGCCCCCGAACGCCGTTCCGAGATTGCGAATCTGGGGTTCCGGGCCGTCTTGGCGGGTGCAATGGCCACGTGTCTTTCGGCAACCGTCGCTGGAATTCTGTTCTAA
- a CDS encoding GTP-binding protein gives MLGSFAVGKTSLVKRFVNSIFSEEYLTTVGVKVDKRLVKLNETEVNLMLWDLHGEDEFQKLRLSYLRGMSGYILVVDGTRKITLDRALALQRNTEATFGPVPFILVLNKADLAGEWQLSEEQIEGLLSQGWLIKKTSALTGEAVVEIFELLTERMLQETS, from the coding sequence ATGCTCGGTTCATTTGCCGTCGGTAAAACCAGTCTTGTTAAGAGGTTTGTGAACAGCATCTTCTCGGAAGAATACTTGACAACGGTTGGGGTAAAAGTGGATAAGCGTCTTGTGAAACTGAATGAAACCGAGGTCAATCTGATGCTCTGGGACTTACATGGGGAAGACGAATTCCAAAAATTGCGTCTCTCTTATCTAAGGGGGATGTCTGGATATATTTTGGTTGTGGATGGTACACGAAAGATTACATTAGACCGTGCCCTTGCCTTGCAACGAAATACCGAAGCAACGTTTGGTCCGGTCCCTTTTATTTTGGTCCTTAATAAAGCCGACCTTGCGGGCGAGTGGCAACTTTCCGAAGAACAGATAGAAGGCCTTTTGTCTCAGGGGTGGTTAATCAAAAAAACCAGTGCGCTCACTGGCGAAGCAGTGGTCGAGATCTTTGAACTATTGACCGAACGCATGCTCCAAGAGACCTCATGA
- a CDS encoding LytR C-terminal domain-containing protein — protein MEPSALQSFWRDQKLNIGLVLAILLMLVLIWALLSRLITPSTSPERVANPLNLMGQRIQLEIRNATQVKDVAANVRTYLENYGFDVVESGNAEKKGEAYTVVIDRSGVKEHAERIAYLLGVPTNRIRQEVVPDAFLDVTVVLGDDYRNLKPFQPK, from the coding sequence ATGGAACCTTCCGCTTTACAGTCGTTTTGGCGAGACCAAAAATTAAATATCGGTCTGGTATTGGCCATTCTTTTGATGCTCGTCTTGATATGGGCATTGCTTTCACGGCTAATCACGCCCAGTACCAGCCCCGAACGTGTTGCCAATCCGCTAAATCTGATGGGGCAACGTATTCAATTGGAAATACGGAATGCTACACAAGTAAAAGATGTGGCTGCAAATGTTCGGACTTATCTGGAAAACTATGGTTTTGATGTGGTAGAAAGCGGGAACGCAGAAAAAAAAGGCGAAGCCTATACAGTGGTCATAGATCGGTCTGGGGTGAAGGAACATGCCGAACGCATTGCCTATTTATTGGGCGTCCCCACTAATCGTATTCGGCAAGAAGTGGTGCCGGATGCCTTTTTAGATGTAACGGTCGTGCTTGGCGACGACTACCGAAACCTAAAACCCTTCCAACCGAAATAG
- the lpdA gene encoding dihydrolipoyl dehydrogenase → MAQNKYDVVVIGSGPGGYECAIRASQLGLKTAIIEKNKLGGVCLNVGCIPTKALLKSAEVLDYTKHMADFGIEFSGTIGINFPKVIARSRGVADKMNKGVEFLMKKNKIDVLYGHGTIEAVGKVSIAPAVNMDGKEQGTVQAIEAAHIIIATGARTRILPNLPIDGKKIIGSTEALIQTEQPKKLLIVGAGAIGVEFAYFYNQMGTEVTIVEMMDRLVPIEDAEVSKELERNFKKQGIGILTGSVVESVDTTSGAGCKVHVKTKKGVEVLEVDQVLSAVGVQPNTENLGLEKLGIQMDRGWIVARRDDASYATNVPGIYAIGDINGPPWLAHAASHEGVLCVEKIAGHHPEAFDYGNVPGCTYCQPQIASVGFTEAKAKEAGYEVKVGKFPFTASGKASAIGHNEGFVKIIFDAKYGEILGCHIIGVDATEMIAEIVTARKAEATYHEVQEAVHPHPTLSEAIMEAARAAYGHAINM, encoded by the coding sequence ATGGCTCAGAACAAATACGACGTCGTGGTCATCGGATCGGGTCCGGGCGGCTACGAATGTGCCATCCGGGCTTCTCAATTAGGACTTAAAACCGCCATTATCGAAAAGAACAAACTTGGCGGTGTTTGTCTGAATGTGGGCTGTATTCCCACCAAAGCCCTTTTAAAATCTGCCGAAGTATTGGATTATACCAAACACATGGCTGATTTTGGCATTGAATTTTCGGGAACGATTGGGATTAACTTCCCGAAAGTGATTGCACGTAGCCGAGGAGTGGCAGACAAGATGAACAAAGGCGTCGAGTTTCTGATGAAAAAGAACAAGATTGACGTTTTATATGGCCACGGAACCATCGAGGCTGTGGGAAAAGTATCTATTGCGCCCGCTGTCAACATGGATGGTAAAGAGCAAGGCACTGTTCAAGCCATAGAAGCAGCACACATCATCATTGCCACGGGTGCAAGAACCCGCATCCTGCCTAACCTTCCGATAGATGGGAAGAAAATTATCGGTTCCACGGAGGCCCTTATTCAAACCGAGCAACCCAAAAAATTGCTGATTGTGGGTGCAGGCGCCATTGGAGTGGAGTTTGCCTATTTTTACAACCAAATGGGAACCGAAGTTACCATTGTAGAAATGATGGATCGCCTTGTGCCCATTGAAGATGCCGAAGTGTCTAAAGAACTAGAACGTAATTTCAAGAAGCAAGGAATTGGAATTCTAACCGGATCGGTGGTGGAGTCGGTGGATACCACCAGTGGTGCGGGCTGTAAAGTACACGTTAAAACGAAAAAAGGCGTAGAAGTTTTAGAGGTGGATCAGGTGCTTTCAGCGGTTGGGGTACAACCCAATACCGAAAATTTGGGCTTAGAAAAATTAGGCATTCAAATGGATCGAGGCTGGATTGTTGCCCGCCGCGACGACGCATCTTATGCCACAAATGTACCTGGTATTTATGCGATTGGCGACATCAATGGCCCGCCCTGGCTGGCACATGCGGCCTCGCACGAAGGGGTTTTGTGCGTAGAAAAGATTGCTGGCCATCATCCGGAAGCGTTTGATTACGGCAATGTTCCCGGCTGTACCTATTGCCAGCCCCAAATCGCATCGGTTGGATTCACCGAAGCAAAGGCCAAAGAGGCCGGATACGAGGTAAAAGTAGGTAAATTCCCCTTTACCGCTTCTGGAAAAGCATCCGCCATTGGCCATAACGAAGGCTTTGTCAAAATTATTTTTGATGCCAAATACGGTGAAATCTTAGGCTGTCATATCATTGGGGTGGACGCTACCGAGATGATTGCCGAGATTGTTACCGCCCGCAAAGCAGAAGCGACCTATCATGAGGTTCAGGAAGCCGTTCATCCACATCCCACGCTTTCCGAAGCCATTATGGAAGCCGCACGCGCTGCATATGGCCACGCCATCAATATGTAA
- a CDS encoding response regulator transcription factor, which produces MPIRLLIADDHPLMRHGIRNRMAEEKDIEVVAEAKDGIETIQLVMEHEPDVLLLDLDMPEANGMEVLEKLFQLRFKTRILILSAYISPHYVKRVLTFGVTGYLSKRESLDTIVEAVRGVASDNNGWSRPDIAQHPASQIRNNYTTPENSYNVLTGRERDVLIAAAKGLSIEAMADALCISVHTIRKHLSNIYEKIGVSDRSEAVAWAWKIKLMET; this is translated from the coding sequence ATGCCCATTCGCCTCTTGATAGCAGATGATCATCCTTTGATGCGGCATGGAATTCGTAACCGAATGGCCGAGGAAAAAGACATTGAGGTGGTGGCAGAGGCAAAAGATGGTATAGAAACCATCCAACTCGTTATGGAGCATGAACCGGATGTTTTGTTGCTTGATTTGGACATGCCGGAAGCTAATGGTATGGAAGTACTCGAAAAATTGTTTCAGCTGCGGTTCAAAACCAGAATTTTGATCTTAAGCGCTTATATAAGTCCCCATTATGTGAAGCGGGTACTTACTTTTGGGGTAACAGGCTATCTAAGTAAACGGGAATCCCTTGATACGATTGTTGAAGCGGTACGGGGCGTGGCATCAGACAATAACGGGTGGTCTCGTCCCGATATTGCCCAACATCCGGCAAGCCAAATCCGAAATAACTATACAACGCCAGAAAATTCGTATAATGTATTAACAGGCCGTGAGCGCGATGTTCTGATTGCCGCAGCCAAAGGCTTGTCTATAGAAGCGATGGCCGATGCACTCTGCATCTCTGTTCATACCATTCGCAAACACTTGTCTAATATTTATGAAAAAATTGGCGTTTCGGATAGATCCGAAGCTGTGGCGTGGGCTTGGAAGATCAAACTGATGGAAACTTGA
- a CDS encoding TonB-dependent receptor — protein sequence MLHRFLGFVILLFLCSLAPTYAQNASLSGYVRDASSGETLIQATVLIQGTTTGTVTNTSGYYTLSRLKAGTYTVSCSYIGYKTNRFSVILSEGQALTLDIRLEPEDTSVEVTVTSDREEAEQRNVGVTQMSVSTITRLPSVLQADVFRSLQLLPGIKSSSDFSSGLYIRGGSPDQTLIMLDRTTVYNPTHIFGFFSTFNPDAIKDVKLYKGGYPAEYGGRLGSVVDIYNKEGNRKQVQGVASLGLLSSRIALEGPLQQEKSSWMLAARRSTTEPVLAVLRNLKDEDGKPRFQGIPDNFYFYDFNGKFTYDSTPKDKVSLGFYAGQDNVSIPVGEQTAFRVRYGNVTGNTNWTHIFSPQLFSNFTFTGSRYFSSPSGKIASTEFKRRNEVTEWSAKGDFEYIPNPAHQVQVGFWAGRMTIFLQDSFNEITNEVLDIQTPYVSGYAQETWRPNIQWSLKAGLRANYFGDGNYLRLEPRLSADFTYSEWLRIQAAYGRYYQFLSLITNEAFSGFDVWVTADDGVKPAWGDQFLLGIKTKPFKGWNLDVEGYYRNMNDLFDLDPFLSDTAGLPYNKLFRFGQGYAWGTEFFLEKYAGRLNGFVGYTFGRTWRKFPNINNGAYYPPKYDRTHDLNVTANYDLSSKWTATAVFSYATGQAYTEPLGRTYINSPFGEGSANIGGDVLTVGKLNASRLPAYHRLDVGFTRKGNVGSWGKSELQLQLINAYSHRNIWFYQYDFEANPVKRIDTLQLPILPNIAYTIRF from the coding sequence ATGCTACATCGTTTTTTGGGTTTTGTTATCCTCCTATTCCTTTGTTCCTTGGCGCCAACATACGCCCAAAATGCTTCTCTAAGCGGATATGTGCGAGACGCCTCATCGGGCGAAACATTGATTCAAGCTACCGTTCTGATACAAGGCACAACCACTGGCACGGTTACCAATACCAGTGGATACTATACCCTTAGCCGACTCAAAGCAGGCACTTATACCGTTTCCTGCTCCTATATAGGTTACAAAACGAACCGCTTTTCTGTGATTTTATCTGAAGGGCAAGCCCTTACTTTAGACATTCGTCTAGAACCGGAAGATACCTCGGTGGAAGTAACCGTAACCTCAGACCGCGAAGAGGCGGAACAACGCAATGTGGGAGTTACCCAAATGTCGGTCTCTACGATCACCCGTTTGCCATCGGTTTTGCAGGCAGATGTTTTCCGGTCTTTGCAATTATTACCGGGGATTAAGAGTTCTTCGGATTTCTCCAGCGGTTTGTACATTCGGGGTGGCAGTCCCGATCAAACCTTGATTATGTTAGACCGAACAACGGTCTATAACCCCACCCATATCTTCGGGTTTTTCTCCACCTTCAACCCCGACGCCATTAAGGATGTAAAACTCTACAAAGGCGGCTATCCGGCAGAGTATGGCGGGCGTCTGGGCTCGGTGGTGGATATCTACAATAAAGAGGGGAACCGCAAGCAGGTGCAAGGCGTCGCGAGTTTGGGTTTATTATCCTCCCGCATTGCGTTAGAGGGGCCCCTTCAACAAGAGAAGAGCAGTTGGATGCTGGCTGCGCGGCGCTCTACAACCGAGCCTGTTTTGGCCGTCTTGCGCAACCTGAAAGATGAAGACGGCAAGCCACGGTTCCAAGGCATTCCGGACAATTTTTATTTCTACGACTTTAATGGGAAGTTTACCTATGACTCTACACCCAAAGACAAGGTGAGCTTAGGTTTTTATGCCGGACAAGATAATGTGAGCATTCCGGTTGGCGAGCAAACGGCGTTTAGGGTACGGTACGGGAACGTAACGGGCAATACGAATTGGACGCATATTTTCTCCCCCCAACTTTTTTCCAACTTTACGTTTACTGGATCCCGCTACTTTAGTAGTCCGAGTGGAAAAATTGCCTCCACCGAATTCAAACGCCGGAATGAGGTGACGGAATGGTCTGCCAAAGGAGATTTTGAATATATTCCTAATCCGGCACATCAAGTGCAAGTGGGGTTTTGGGCCGGGCGTATGACCATTTTCCTGCAAGACTCGTTTAATGAGATCACAAATGAGGTGCTAGACATCCAAACGCCTTATGTATCGGGCTACGCACAAGAAACATGGCGTCCTAATATCCAGTGGTCTTTAAAGGCTGGACTACGGGCCAATTATTTTGGCGATGGGAATTATTTACGCCTCGAACCACGCCTTTCTGCCGATTTTACATATAGCGAATGGCTTCGCATCCAAGCCGCCTATGGACGTTATTACCAATTTTTATCGCTTATCACCAACGAAGCCTTCTCTGGGTTTGATGTTTGGGTAACGGCAGACGACGGCGTTAAGCCTGCATGGGGCGACCAGTTTTTATTGGGAATTAAAACCAAACCTTTCAAGGGATGGAATTTGGATGTAGAAGGGTATTATCGCAATATGAACGACCTCTTCGACTTAGACCCCTTTTTGAGTGACACCGCCGGATTGCCCTATAACAAACTCTTCCGATTTGGACAAGGATATGCGTGGGGAACCGAGTTCTTCTTGGAAAAATATGCGGGTCGGTTGAATGGTTTTGTAGGCTATACCTTTGGACGAACTTGGCGAAAGTTTCCCAATATCAACAATGGCGCGTATTACCCACCCAAGTACGACCGAACACACGACCTAAATGTGACCGCCAACTACGACTTGTCTTCCAAATGGACGGCAACGGCTGTTTTTTCTTATGCCACTGGTCAAGCCTATACCGAGCCTTTGGGACGAACCTATATCAATAGCCCATTTGGGGAAGGCTCTGCCAATATCGGCGGGGATGTGCTGACGGTAGGTAAACTCAATGCAAGCCGTTTACCTGCCTACCATCGTCTGGATGTGGGTTTTACCCGTAAAGGCAACGTAGGTAGCTGGGGGAAATCGGAGTTACAGCTACAATTGATCAATGCATATTCGCACCGAAACATCTGGTTTTATCAATATGACTTCGAGGCGAACCCAGTCAAGCGTATAGACACCCTTCAACTACCGATCCTTCCTAATATAGCCTACACCATCCGGTTCTAA
- a CDS encoding septal ring lytic transglycosylase RlpA family protein, translating into MSLFNIFILQALLTFLHPAPVATAQSASKQYAVIEKGRAIVYPDSVNGKSTASGIAYNPNAFTVAHRIYPFQTKLRLVNPATKDTLQVVVNDRVSSQSELDYWVTPAVSERLRVKKTTILHVIAEDIYKPIETDKLVSAPRRKTYEAVGKTAGKAFQTGGASFYGNKFNGRRTASGQRFNNTAFTAAHRSLPFGTMVRVVNPRNGRSVVVRINDRGPFVRGRVIDLSAAAARKLGIGGVGTVHLYRLDRKEVVEVEETFDGHPVIEPPHKPDGVYTIQVFNLKDPQLAQRALTFQEGFWLETAIVGSSTMNRVNYNRYESEKEAKIALAFLQLKGFDGFVKAMPTEAAK; encoded by the coding sequence ATGAGCTTATTCAACATATTTATCCTCCAAGCCCTCCTCACTTTCCTCCATCCTGCACCTGTTGCAACTGCCCAGTCCGCATCTAAACAATATGCTGTTATTGAAAAAGGACGGGCCATTGTTTATCCAGACTCCGTAAACGGAAAGTCCACCGCCAGCGGCATTGCTTATAACCCCAATGCTTTTACTGTTGCCCATCGCATATATCCCTTTCAGACCAAACTGCGATTGGTAAACCCAGCAACCAAAGATACGTTACAGGTCGTGGTAAATGACCGAGTGTCTTCACAATCCGAACTTGACTATTGGGTTACCCCGGCTGTTTCGGAAAGACTAAGGGTAAAAAAAACAACTATTCTACATGTTATAGCCGAAGACATATATAAGCCAATCGAAACAGACAAATTGGTTTCCGCCCCCCGACGAAAAACCTACGAAGCCGTTGGAAAAACGGCCGGAAAGGCGTTTCAGACGGGCGGTGCCAGTTTTTATGGCAACAAATTTAATGGCAGGCGTACCGCCAGTGGTCAACGATTCAATAACACAGCCTTCACTGCTGCACATCGTTCCCTGCCTTTCGGAACGATGGTCCGTGTGGTTAACCCCCGAAATGGCCGATCGGTTGTGGTTCGCATCAATGACCGCGGTCCTTTTGTCCGCGGACGGGTCATAGACCTCTCTGCCGCTGCAGCCCGCAAACTAGGTATTGGCGGTGTAGGGACAGTACACTTGTATCGCTTAGACCGAAAAGAGGTGGTCGAGGTGGAAGAAACCTTCGATGGCCATCCGGTTATTGAGCCTCCACACAAACCCGACGGGGTTTACACGATACAAGTTTTTAACCTGAAAGACCCCCAATTGGCGCAACGGGCCCTTACCTTTCAAGAAGGTTTTTGGCTAGAAACCGCGATTGTGGGGAGCAGCACCATGAATCGGGTGAACTACAATCGCTACGAATCAGAAAAAGAAGCCAAGATCGCCCTAGCATTTTTACAACTGAAAGGCTTCGATGGCTTCGTTAAAGCAATGCCAACCGAGGCGGCAAAGTAA
- a CDS encoding DUF4249 family protein, protein MNTFFRPVKIISLLLLIGLVNGCDTYQQDAYKKQYVVQGYLIALEPLSPISVSATVPLNEVYSLEATAVKNATVEVQLLNTQGQPEKTFIYVADPDSVSMFKPLDTTSLVMPNRTYSLRITFPDHPEVISAKTLVPDTMRVIRTNGDTFKYQQQPQFEQLISPSLNPNRQAYFIFSVEGLTPSTANLVPFWDPENGFGGDRKPPKVYASPILNEANYRTPEGNLLVQLPWLTVVYFGRNRVTTTVLDDATYNFFRTQSVQLGGSTLSPGEIPNAVTNVVGGTGVFGSLAQATSLMTVTR, encoded by the coding sequence ATGAATACCTTTTTTCGTCCAGTAAAAATCATATCTCTCCTCTTGCTCATCGGTTTGGTGAACGGATGCGACACCTACCAGCAAGACGCCTATAAAAAACAATATGTGGTACAGGGGTATCTCATCGCGCTTGAGCCGTTGAGTCCTATCTCGGTCTCTGCTACCGTACCGCTCAATGAAGTATATAGTTTAGAAGCGACAGCGGTAAAAAATGCAACAGTGGAGGTGCAGCTATTAAATACACAGGGCCAGCCGGAAAAAACGTTTATTTATGTGGCCGATCCAGACTCGGTGAGTATGTTCAAGCCTTTAGATACCACATCCTTGGTAATGCCCAATCGCACCTATTCACTACGTATTACCTTTCCAGACCACCCTGAAGTGATCAGTGCAAAAACTTTGGTTCCTGATACCATGCGTGTAATCCGAACCAATGGAGACACGTTTAAGTATCAGCAGCAGCCCCAATTTGAGCAACTGATTAGTCCCAGCTTAAACCCCAATCGTCAGGCATATTTTATCTTCTCGGTAGAGGGTCTAACCCCCTCTACGGCCAATCTGGTACCTTTCTGGGATCCGGAGAATGGTTTTGGCGGAGACCGCAAGCCCCCTAAGGTGTATGCTTCGCCCATTTTGAATGAAGCCAACTACCGCACGCCCGAAGGCAATCTACTGGTACAACTGCCTTGGTTAACGGTGGTGTATTTTGGGAGAAACCGCGTTACAACCACCGTATTAGACGATGCGACCTACAACTTCTTCCGCACACAATCGGTTCAATTAGGCGGTTCCACCCTCTCACCCGGCGAAATTCCAAATGCCGTCACCAATGTTGTGGGTGGAACAGGTGTTTTTGGCAGTTTGGCACAGGCTACTTCACTGATGACCGTCACACGATAA
- a CDS encoding HAMP domain-containing histidine kinase, with amino-acid sequence MKQEITAHKAPPIDQTLLPALLKAMDTVVFERRKLGNFVVVSEVPEWFPRLYPNFEQYLQNHQLGQLSPVLDNFLIDAERLWQTHTHQQLQSGVWEETDGQDDDYFLEATALFVQNRRILLLRSMGSTFAERQMLLQKAREHTLEYRRVRDEMEQKDVLLHTIVHDMSGPLAGLKGYLDLLGKESLSANGREFIEICQRQAARLDKLVLEILDSFSAELDSGDFAAPTPNEAPDMLVITLDVIKSVLSTALLNKVNLLLDPETDQEINWKVNADKLRLERVMFNLIGNALWHSSEGGTVLVRMTDVGKNIRVQIEDEGPGIRPDLVEVVFQKFQQGKERRGKLGLGLYFCKITVEHWGGKIGYLPREGGGSVFWFELPRPALF; translated from the coding sequence ATGAAACAAGAAATAACTGCCCATAAAGCACCCCCGATAGACCAAACCTTGCTGCCAGCCTTGCTAAAAGCGATGGATACGGTAGTTTTTGAACGAAGAAAGTTGGGAAATTTTGTGGTTGTAAGCGAGGTCCCTGAATGGTTTCCTCGGTTGTACCCCAACTTCGAACAATATTTGCAGAATCACCAGCTCGGACAACTTTCTCCGGTTTTGGACAACTTCCTGATTGATGCGGAGCGGCTGTGGCAAACCCATACCCACCAACAACTGCAATCTGGCGTTTGGGAAGAAACAGATGGGCAAGACGACGACTATTTTTTGGAAGCAACGGCCCTATTTGTACAAAACCGACGTATCCTACTGTTGAGGTCTATGGGGAGTACCTTTGCCGAACGCCAAATGTTGCTCCAAAAAGCACGCGAACACACGCTGGAATATCGTCGGGTGCGCGATGAAATGGAGCAGAAAGATGTATTATTACATACCATCGTACATGATATGTCTGGGCCTCTTGCGGGCCTAAAAGGTTATCTGGATCTGTTGGGGAAAGAAAGTCTGAGTGCAAATGGCCGCGAGTTTATTGAAATCTGTCAGAGACAAGCGGCACGTCTTGATAAATTGGTGTTGGAGATTTTAGACTCATTTTCTGCGGAACTGGATTCCGGAGATTTTGCTGCACCGACGCCCAATGAAGCGCCAGATATGCTGGTTATCACGTTGGATGTTATTAAGTCTGTTTTATCCACAGCCCTACTTAACAAAGTAAACTTACTGTTGGATCCTGAAACAGACCAAGAAATCAACTGGAAGGTAAATGCAGATAAATTGCGGTTGGAACGGGTAATGTTTAACCTAATTGGAAATGCCTTGTGGCATAGTAGTGAAGGCGGAACAGTTCTGGTACGCATGACCGACGTGGGAAAAAACATTCGCGTTCAGATAGAAGATGAAGGGCCGGGTATTCGTCCGGATTTGGTAGAGGTGGTCTTTCAAAAATTCCAGCAAGGCAAAGAACGTCGTGGAAAGTTGGGTTTAGGGCTGTATTTCTGTAAGATAACCGTAGAACATTGGGGCGGGAAGATTGGATATCTGCCACGCGAGGGCGGCGGCTCGGTATTCTGGTTCGAGTTGCCCCGCCCAGCCCTGTTTTGA
- the rsfS gene encoding ribosome silencing factor, protein MENAAPAKDIAREAIFAAFGKKATDVVVMDIREVSGIADYFVVCTGDSPRQIKAIADGIREEVREVLDERPWRSEGYKQQEWILLDYVDVVVHVFNEEKRTYFGLERLWGDAPKEAVQDGTTHIALLS, encoded by the coding sequence ATGGAAAATGCAGCCCCGGCAAAAGATATTGCACGAGAGGCGATTTTTGCGGCCTTCGGAAAAAAAGCAACCGATGTCGTGGTCATGGACATTCGTGAGGTAAGTGGCATTGCGGATTATTTTGTGGTCTGTACAGGCGATTCACCGCGCCAGATCAAGGCCATTGCCGATGGTATCCGTGAAGAAGTACGGGAAGTACTGGATGAAAGGCCTTGGCGTAGTGAAGGATACAAACAGCAGGAGTGGATATTGCTCGATTACGTTGATGTGGTCGTACATGTCTTTAATGAGGAAAAACGGACCTATTTTGGGTTGGAACGCTTGTGGGGAGATGCGCCCAAAGAAGCAGTGCAGGATGGGACAACGCATATTGCTCTCCTGAGTTAA